In Salarias fasciatus chromosome 20, fSalaFa1.1, whole genome shotgun sequence, a single window of DNA contains:
- the LOC115407481 gene encoding tumor necrosis factor receptor superfamily member 14-like: MTPRRRPPAAAVFLVIVTVFIGDSLTCHPAEYEVNNECCYMCPAGTRVGVDCTEFWSTSCLPCVDGTFTEKPNGLKKCFSCTSCDPGSGLTVKKFCSATSDTVCEPREGFLCVASSDRNGCAAVRKHHSCEPGQYIHQKGTASSDTQCSPCSDGTFSDGNSTTCQQHTQCEELGLLQTTAGTTSADAQCEKQGQPR; the protein is encoded by the exons GTGATTGTGACTGTCTTCATTGGTGATTCCCTCACCTGCCATCCAGCTGAGTATGAAGTGAACAACGAGTGCTGTTACATGTGTCCAGCAG GAACTCGAGTGGGGGTTGACTGTACAGAGTTCTGGAGCACTTCCTGTCTACCCTGTGTTGATGGAACCTTCACAGAAAAGCCCAACGGATTAAAGAAGTGTTTCTCTTGCACCTCCTGTGATCCAG GTTCTGGACTGACAGTGAAGAAGTTCTGTTCAGCAACATCAGACACAGTTTGTGAGCCGCGGGAAGGATTTCTGTGTGTCGCCTCTTCTGACAGAAACGGCTGTGCAGCAGTGAGGAAGCACCACAGCTGTGAGCCGGGTCAATACATCCATCAGAAAG gaACAGCCTCCTCAGACACCCAGTGCTCCCCCTGCAGTGACGGGACGTTTTCTGACGGGAACTCCACCACAtgtcagcagcacacaca ATGTGAAGAGCTGGGCCTGCTGCAGACAACAGCTGGAACCACTTCAGCTGATGCTCAGTGTGAAAAACAAGGTCAACCTCGG